TCCCCCCAACACAACTAACTTCCAACTACCACACGTTCCATTCCCAAATAATTCTGAATTCTTATTTTTGAACTTTTCTCGTTACAAACAGAGAAATttcacatttaatttaatttttattcaatttttctaAACTTAGGTGTAAATTCATTTTCACACAtcaaaaactgaaaaagaaaacaaaacaaaaaaaaagacacattCTCCTTTTACAACCAAAACCAACGGCAACGAAgattctttctctttctttctccctCTTTTTCATCAAAACCCCCAAATTCGTCAATTAGGGTTCAATCCAATTTCAATTCCAATTCCCAATCTTCCAAAATCCTTCAAATTCTCTTCAAATCCCGAAACTTTCCTTCACTGATTCCTTCAATTCACACAGCGAGCCTCCGTAGCTCGCTTCTTCGCCAAGAAACTATGCCGAAATTCTCCATCATTCTCACCTTCATCgctctcatcttcatcttcccaaTCCTTACAACAGCTGAAAACGAAGAATCATCCGTTCTCCGGTTACCGTCACAAAACGTCTGTTCCGTTACAACACCGTCATCGTGTCCGGCGAAATGCTTCCGAACAGACCCGGTTTGTGGAGCCGATGGTGTGACATACTGGTGCGGTTGCGCGGAAGCCGCGTGCGCCGGAGCTAAAGTTGCTAAATTGGGTTTCTGTGAAGTTGGGAATGGTGGATCTGCAACGTTTCCTGGTCAGGCTCTTCTTTTGGTTCATATTGTATGGCTCATTGTTTTAGGGTTTTCTGTATTGTTcggatttttttagtttaaagggaaaattatgatattattgaagaaaaagaggGAAATTTATGTAATTATGAGGATGTTGTTGATTGTCTAATCTTCTGGGTTGGGTTGGTTTAGGTGATTGGGTGTTATGAATCTTATGATTCATGTGTATTTTAAGGGGTTTTGGAGAtgtgtatttttgtttatattgttgatTGATCATTTGACCAATTCTTATATATTGTATGTATAATGATTTCATATCATATGGATCTTTTTACCCTGAGAAACTAGTTGCTATTATTGTgtaatcttattttaatttccaaTTTTGTTATTAGTTATGTTGTTGATGGCCTAACAACTTGACAAGattttttaagcttttaatttattttccttctgGTGTTTGATGCATGGTTGCCGATATCTTATAGTACGTGTGAATTGTGTCTCGATTTGATACAAAATTGAatacaattgatatgaactttTAATATGTATCTATGTTGGACATGGATCTTGTCTTGAATTCCAAGTCATTATGATGAGTCGTGATTCAATCTAAATAAAAACATC
Above is a genomic segment from Medicago truncatula cultivar Jemalong A17 chromosome 5, MtrunA17r5.0-ANR, whole genome shotgun sequence containing:
- the LOC11409855 gene encoding uncharacterized protein gives rise to the protein MPKFSIILTFIALIFIFPILTTAENEESSVLRLPSQNVCSVTTPSSCPAKCFRTDPVCGADGVTYWCGCAEAACAGAKVAKLGFCEVGNGGSATFPGQALLLVHIVWLIVLGFSVLFGFF